The Stratiformator vulcanicus genome has a segment encoding these proteins:
- a CDS encoding OmpH family outer membrane protein, which translates to MIRFTRLAVIAAIFAGFTFAQTEAFAQNKSTRIGLVDMAKVFENYQRFKDEREALKDELKKRETEIKALAEQIKAAGEELKNSPYGKDSPQYAAQEKKVIELNGLIKSKQATIQREFLRRESTMYKDIYVEVTQMVGAAAEHYGYTMVIRFKAEDVAAQDDPQKLIQNMSQLVIYHQETDDITQRVIEVLNKRYRPVAGR; encoded by the coding sequence GTGATTCGATTCACCCGACTCGCCGTTATCGCCGCGATTTTCGCCGGCTTCACATTCGCCCAGACCGAAGCGTTCGCTCAGAACAAATCGACACGCATCGGCTTGGTCGACATGGCGAAGGTCTTTGAAAACTACCAACGCTTCAAAGACGAACGCGAAGCTCTGAAAGACGAGCTCAAAAAACGCGAAACTGAAATCAAGGCCTTGGCCGAGCAGATCAAAGCCGCCGGCGAAGAGTTGAAGAACTCTCCCTACGGCAAAGATTCGCCGCAGTACGCCGCTCAGGAAAAGAAGGTCATCGAACTGAACGGTCTGATCAAGTCGAAGCAGGCCACGATTCAACGCGAATTTCTTCGCCGCGAATCGACGATGTATAAAGACATCTATGTCGAAGTCACGCAGATGGTCGGCGCCGCCGCCGAGCATTATGGCTACACAATGGTGATTCGCTTCAAGGCTGAAGACGTCGCCGCCCAGGACGATCCGCAGAAGCTGATCCAGAACATGAGCCAGTTGGTCATCTACCACCAAGAGACCGACGACATCACTCAACGCGTGATTGAAGTGCTCAACAAGCGATACCGACCGGTCGCCGGTCGATAA
- the rsmD gene encoding 16S rRNA (guanine(966)-N(2))-methyltransferase RsmD: MRIIAGRFKRRTLAAVSGSGTRPITDRAKERLFAKLLGHFDGARVLDVFSGTGTLGLEALSRGAVSSVFIEKDRAAFELLQSNIAKLGIEDAAFAWRADAMRCSYRPKGKESYLPYDVIFFDPPFKDAADLAPGGKFLRSLKQLGRDDVSSSDAILIVRLPARREMAASDIWRPDWSLDMGAMSIRVHVKQAASAQESESIDAPLDAQPE; encoded by the coding sequence ATGCGGATCATTGCGGGGCGCTTCAAACGCCGCACGCTCGCGGCGGTATCGGGCTCAGGCACTCGGCCGATCACGGATCGTGCCAAAGAGCGATTGTTTGCCAAGCTGCTGGGCCACTTCGACGGTGCCCGTGTCCTCGACGTTTTCTCGGGCACCGGCACGCTCGGGCTTGAGGCGCTCAGCCGCGGCGCGGTCTCGTCGGTCTTTATTGAGAAGGATCGCGCTGCGTTCGAACTGCTTCAATCCAATATCGCGAAGCTAGGAATCGAGGACGCGGCGTTCGCTTGGCGGGCCGACGCGATGCGCTGCTCTTATCGGCCGAAGGGGAAAGAGTCGTATTTGCCGTATGATGTGATCTTTTTCGATCCGCCGTTCAAAGACGCCGCCGACCTGGCCCCGGGCGGAAAGTTCCTCCGCAGCCTGAAGCAGCTCGGGCGTGATGACGTTTCTTCAAGCGATGCAATCTTGATCGTGCGGTTGCCGGCGCGGCGGGAGATGGCGGCGTCGGACATCTGGCGTCCCGATTGGTCACTCGACATGGGAGCGATGTCGATCCGTGTGCACGTGAAACAGGCCGCTTCCGCGCAAGAATCTGAGTCGATCGATGCGCCGCTGGATGCACAGCCGGAATAG
- a CDS encoding DUF6800 family protein, translating into MPRVERSREIARRRTRRAKLAKLRKKYAEAQTDAERDEIFAKARRISPFVEFQAEAKEE; encoded by the coding sequence ATGCCACGTGTTGAACGCAGCCGAGAAATCGCACGCCGCCGAACCCGCCGGGCGAAGTTGGCGAAGCTGCGAAAGAAGTACGCCGAAGCACAAACCGACGCCGAGCGCGACGAAATTTTCGCCAAAGCCCGCCGAATCAGCCCCTTCGTCGAGTTCCAAGCCGAAGCCAAAGAAGAGTAG
- a CDS encoding class I SAM-dependent methyltransferase translates to MSYRSANAAAYDRLVRSGSAFAKVATDEQCANPLATLDSRGWLPKSVEGLEVLCLAAGGGWQSILYASAGARVTVVDISDEMLALDRREAARRGLAVTAIPLSMDDLSSLEDSRFDIVHQPVSTCYVPDVEPVYSEVARVTKPDGLYISQHKTPTSLQVTHRTPQGQHVLGLEYYRETALPQTEDTSYRETGATEFLHRWDQIVGGLCRAGFVLEDLREPIRAERRAPVGSMGHRGRFVAPYVRLKARRVAMQEKSDGERRLWTP, encoded by the coding sequence ATGTCTTATCGTTCCGCGAATGCGGCTGCTTATGATCGTCTTGTGCGATCGGGGAGTGCGTTCGCAAAGGTGGCGACCGATGAGCAATGTGCGAACCCGCTGGCGACGCTCGATTCTCGGGGTTGGCTGCCGAAGTCGGTCGAAGGTCTTGAGGTGCTGTGCCTGGCGGCGGGAGGAGGTTGGCAGTCGATTCTTTATGCCTCAGCCGGGGCTCGCGTCACCGTCGTCGACATCAGCGACGAAATGCTGGCACTCGATCGGCGCGAAGCCGCTCGGCGGGGCCTTGCTGTCACCGCAATTCCACTCTCAATGGATGACCTGTCGTCTCTCGAGGACAGCCGGTTCGATATCGTGCACCAACCGGTCAGTACCTGCTACGTGCCCGATGTTGAGCCGGTGTATTCCGAGGTCGCGCGGGTGACGAAACCGGACGGGCTTTATATCAGTCAGCACAAGACGCCGACCTCACTGCAGGTGACGCACCGGACGCCGCAGGGGCAGCACGTCCTCGGTCTCGAATACTATCGCGAGACCGCACTGCCCCAGACGGAAGACACATCGTACCGCGAGACGGGTGCGACGGAGTTTTTGCATCGCTGGGACCAGATTGTGGGCGGGCTGTGCCGGGCGGGCTTTGTACTCGAAGATCTGCGTGAGCCGATCAGAGCGGAACGCCGGGCTCCGGTCGGATCAATGGGACATCGCGGGCGGTTTGTCGCCCCTTACGTGCGGCTCAAAGCCCGACGGGTCGCGATGCAGGAGAAGAGCGACGGCGAGCGGCGATTGTGGACGCCGTGA
- a CDS encoding phospho-sugar mutase: MSAEYQAKVDEAVRSGDLTEASGKNIARWLSESYLEPYRDKLTSLIDAGDWKRLDILFYETIPFGTGGRRGLMSDIGSATINDRTIAESADGLAAYLKTQKPEGPRSAVVACDTRNRSFEFAQLTATTFAAHGMKVFFFESHRSTPELSFAVRHLGCDVGVMVSASHNPPSDNGFKAYWTSGGQVLPPHDKGIIDHVYRAEDIPTRNFDQAVAEQAIEVVGPQIDSAYLDAAAELSLSEARDVSILFSPLHGVGESNVAGVLKRTGFRQLEIFEPQREPHGDFPNVADHFPNPERTVVFDPAIERAKESGADVIMASDPDADRLGIVVPEDSGAVHLTGNRVGALIVDYVLGKRTEKGDLTPEHYVVETMVTTPLIGAIAKSYNVGLIDDLLVGFKYIGQAMDQNGPDKFVFGAEESLGYLAGEYARDKDAAVAGLYVAELGAELKEKGKTLLDRLDELFIAHGYHNEGQRSEVCPGPAGREQIKGLIKALRAKPPEELAGVTLASVRDYGTHEVRSLPGNAKSGDLPEPQGELLFFESAPGEIEVKIAARPSGTEPKIKFYFFVKADVPDGNSLAAVQAAADAKMTEVQDALSAWVKSTVGQMES, encoded by the coding sequence ATGAGTGCGGAGTATCAGGCGAAGGTTGATGAGGCGGTGCGGTCAGGCGACCTGACGGAGGCCTCTGGTAAAAATATCGCTCGCTGGCTGAGCGAATCCTATCTGGAGCCGTATCGGGACAAGCTCACTTCGCTGATTGACGCCGGCGATTGGAAGCGGCTCGACATCCTGTTTTACGAGACGATCCCGTTCGGCACCGGCGGACGCCGCGGACTGATGTCCGACATCGGCAGCGCGACCATTAACGACCGCACGATTGCCGAATCGGCCGACGGCCTCGCCGCCTATCTGAAAACGCAAAAGCCGGAAGGGCCCCGCTCGGCGGTTGTCGCCTGTGACACGCGAAATCGCTCCTTCGAATTCGCGCAGCTCACCGCGACGACCTTCGCCGCACATGGGATGAAGGTCTTCTTCTTCGAGTCGCACCGTTCGACTCCCGAGCTCTCTTTCGCAGTTCGGCACCTCGGCTGCGACGTCGGAGTCATGGTCTCCGCCTCGCACAATCCGCCCAGCGACAACGGCTTCAAGGCCTATTGGACATCCGGCGGGCAGGTCCTGCCGCCGCACGACAAGGGGATCATCGATCACGTCTACAGGGCCGAAGATATCCCGACGCGGAATTTCGATCAGGCCGTCGCCGAGCAGGCGATCGAGGTCGTGGGTCCGCAGATCGACTCGGCTTATCTCGACGCTGCCGCGGAGCTGAGCCTGTCGGAAGCGCGAGATGTGTCGATTCTCTTCTCACCGCTGCACGGCGTGGGTGAGTCGAACGTCGCCGGTGTCCTCAAGCGGACCGGCTTTCGGCAATTGGAGATATTCGAACCGCAACGCGAGCCGCACGGCGACTTCCCCAACGTGGCCGATCACTTTCCGAACCCCGAGCGGACGGTCGTATTCGACCCGGCGATCGAGCGGGCGAAGGAGTCGGGCGCAGACGTCATTATGGCGAGCGATCCCGACGCCGACAGGCTCGGCATCGTGGTGCCCGAAGATTCCGGGGCGGTCCATCTGACCGGCAACCGTGTCGGTGCGTTGATCGTGGACTACGTCCTCGGCAAACGGACGGAGAAGGGCGATCTGACTCCGGAGCACTACGTCGTCGAAACGATGGTCACGACACCGCTGATCGGCGCGATCGCGAAGTCGTACAACGTCGGCCTGATCGACGACCTGCTCGTCGGCTTCAAGTACATCGGCCAGGCGATGGACCAGAATGGCCCCGACAAATTCGTCTTCGGTGCCGAAGAGTCGCTCGGCTATCTCGCCGGCGAGTACGCCCGCGACAAAGACGCCGCCGTCGCCGGTCTATACGTGGCCGAACTGGGGGCAGAACTCAAAGAGAAGGGCAAGACGCTGCTCGATCGGCTCGACGAGCTGTTCATCGCGCACGGCTATCATAATGAGGGTCAGCGCTCCGAGGTCTGCCCGGGGCCGGCGGGGCGAGAGCAGATCAAAGGACTGATCAAAGCCCTTCGCGCCAAGCCGCCCGAGGAATTGGCCGGGGTCACGCTCGCGTCGGTTCGCGACTACGGAACGCACGAGGTTCGCAGCCTGCCGGGTAACGCGAAATCGGGCGACCTTCCAGAACCGCAAGGCGAGTTGTTGTTCTTCGAATCGGCTCCCGGTGAAATCGAAGTGAAGATCGCGGCCCGACCGTCGGGGACGGAACCGAAGATCAAGTTCTACTTCTTCGTCAAAGCCGATGTGCCCGACGGAAACTCACTCGCCGCGGTGCAGGCAGCCGCCGATGCGAAGATGACCGAAGTGCAGGATGCTCTGAGTGCGTGGGTGAAATCGACCGTCGGTCAGATGGAAAGCTGA
- a CDS encoding DUF1559 domain-containing protein: MHRLRGFTLIELLVVIAIIAILIAVLLPAVQQAREAARLASCRSNLKQMGIALANYHDVHWQFPIGSRGPTDFDNRKDWFNWRGSLLPFVDQEPLYDQLDFDGNLAADALSNGNEVLEGLVVDVYRCPSSAAPIASDLEGRNPNQVMNHQYVGIQGASPTSHLPPHYPFDISANTFADCGQGWSCNSGLLTFNESFAIRDCTDGTSNTLIIGEQSGLMDNTDRRSAYYGGWAGARDLETVSNCTNSTGSTWQTGTTCQRYPINESRTTLAGADHAWKNNLPFNSFHTGGAVFLLADGSARFIGENIDYELVMKQLCIRMDGEPLGEF, encoded by the coding sequence ATGCATCGCTTACGTGGTTTCACACTAATTGAACTGCTCGTGGTGATCGCGATCATCGCGATATTGATCGCCGTGTTGCTGCCGGCTGTTCAACAGGCCCGTGAAGCAGCCCGACTGGCCAGTTGCCGTTCGAATCTCAAGCAAATGGGAATCGCGCTGGCCAACTATCACGACGTCCACTGGCAATTCCCCATCGGTTCTCGCGGCCCGACCGATTTCGACAATCGCAAAGACTGGTTCAATTGGCGGGGCAGCCTGCTGCCGTTTGTCGATCAGGAGCCGCTGTACGACCAGCTCGATTTCGACGGCAATCTGGCAGCCGACGCGCTCAGCAACGGGAATGAGGTACTCGAAGGGTTGGTGGTCGACGTTTACCGCTGCCCATCGAGCGCGGCTCCGATCGCCTCTGATCTGGAAGGAAGAAACCCCAACCAGGTGATGAACCATCAGTACGTCGGCATTCAAGGGGCTTCGCCGACCAGCCACCTGCCGCCGCACTACCCGTTCGACATCTCTGCCAACACCTTCGCCGATTGCGGTCAGGGTTGGAGCTGCAACTCAGGACTACTCACGTTCAACGAGTCGTTCGCGATCCGCGACTGCACCGACGGTACGAGCAACACGCTCATTATCGGGGAGCAATCGGGACTGATGGATAACACTGATCGCCGCAGCGCTTATTACGGCGGATGGGCCGGAGCCAGAGACCTCGAAACGGTCAGCAACTGCACAAATTCGACCGGCTCAACCTGGCAGACCGGAACAACCTGCCAGCGCTACCCGATCAATGAATCGCGAACGACGCTCGCCGGGGCGGATCATGCGTGGAAAAACAATCTGCCGTTCAATTCGTTTCACACCGGTGGTGCGGTCTTCCTGCTCGCGGACGGTTCGGCGCGCTTCATCGGCGAGAACATCGATTACGAACTCGTTATGAAGCAGCTCTGCATCCGCATGGACGGCGAACCACTCGGCGAGTTCTAA
- a CDS encoding FHA domain-containing protein has protein sequence MAALVIRFGKHQGKKLTLPDGEVFIGRGEECQIRFPSPDLSRKHCKLVCRNDEISVSDLDSGNGTRINDEKVAENTPLNPGDLLQVGPLVFQMPERTPAKEAEPRTALATDDLESLSNASSIGDTTIVSGPQAAQLREDAAANAAQSGADPVPAEGGPVEVSDDPFVAKASEIIQSYRREQARN, from the coding sequence ATGGCCGCGCTTGTGATTCGATTCGGTAAGCACCAAGGCAAGAAACTCACACTGCCGGACGGCGAAGTGTTTATCGGTCGGGGCGAAGAATGCCAGATTCGGTTTCCGTCTCCCGATCTGAGCCGGAAGCACTGCAAACTGGTCTGTCGCAACGACGAAATTTCAGTGAGCGATCTCGACAGCGGCAACGGCACTCGCATCAATGACGAGAAGGTCGCGGAGAATACGCCGTTGAATCCGGGTGACCTGCTACAGGTCGGCCCTTTGGTTTTCCAAATGCCCGAACGGACGCCGGCCAAAGAGGCCGAACCACGGACGGCCTTGGCAACCGATGACTTGGAGTCACTGTCGAATGCGTCCTCCATCGGCGACACGACGATCGTCAGCGGTCCTCAGGCGGCCCAATTGAGGGAGGACGCCGCGGCGAATGCGGCGCAATCGGGGGCTGATCCTGTTCCCGCCGAAGGGGGGCCCGTTGAAGTGAGTGACGATCCGTTCGTCGCGAAGGCGTCGGAGATCATTCAGTCTTATCGTCGTGAGCAGGCCCGAAACTAA
- a CDS encoding Gfo/Idh/MocA family protein yields the protein MADGATVKLEGEPLNVAVIGVGALGRHHARILSGIKGVNLVAVADANAQQAKKIADLAPCGWTTDYRELVGRVDAVVIATPTFAHRSVGTEFLSRKIPTLIEKPLASQLEDARVLCEVADTHNTVLQVGHVERFNPAYQTVQQHAGDVKYLKAERFSPFAFRSTDIGVVHDLMIHDIDLTLGLVDADVASVEAFGVSILGSHEDAVQARIKFENGCIADLSVNRVNPSPSRAIQTWSPQACVAADLTSRDVTVFRPSEALLAGNGPLAKARRPGADIDQLKADLFGIDLGVETPEVSGADALTAELAAFVDCARTGTRPIVSGTEATKALAIADRVLQEVAAHQWDGRANGAVGPLAWFNAPATPVRKAA from the coding sequence ATGGCGGACGGCGCAACTGTTAAATTGGAAGGCGAACCGCTCAACGTGGCGGTGATCGGTGTCGGTGCTCTCGGTCGGCATCACGCCCGCATTTTGTCGGGAATAAAAGGCGTCAATCTCGTCGCCGTCGCCGATGCCAATGCCCAGCAGGCGAAGAAGATCGCCGATCTGGCGCCTTGCGGCTGGACGACCGACTATCGTGAGTTGGTCGGCCGCGTTGATGCCGTTGTGATCGCCACACCCACGTTCGCGCACCGCTCTGTCGGGACGGAATTCCTCAGTCGCAAAATCCCGACCTTGATCGAGAAGCCGCTTGCTTCGCAACTCGAGGACGCTCGCGTTTTGTGTGAGGTGGCCGATACGCACAACACCGTTTTGCAGGTCGGGCATGTCGAGCGATTCAACCCCGCTTATCAAACCGTCCAGCAACACGCCGGAGATGTAAAATATCTCAAGGCCGAACGCTTCAGCCCGTTCGCGTTTCGCTCGACCGACATCGGCGTCGTGCATGACCTGATGATCCATGACATCGACCTCACGCTCGGTCTTGTCGACGCGGACGTCGCCAGTGTTGAAGCTTTCGGAGTGAGTATTCTGGGCAGCCATGAAGACGCCGTTCAGGCTCGCATCAAATTCGAGAACGGCTGCATCGCCGACTTGTCGGTCAACCGCGTGAACCCGTCACCGAGCCGGGCGATTCAAACGTGGTCGCCGCAGGCGTGTGTTGCCGCCGATTTGACCAGTCGCGATGTGACGGTCTTCCGTCCGTCAGAAGCGTTGCTCGCCGGGAACGGACCACTCGCGAAGGCGCGACGTCCGGGAGCGGATATCGATCAATTGAAAGCCGATCTCTTCGGTATCGACCTTGGTGTCGAGACACCCGAGGTGAGCGGAGCCGACGCCTTAACGGCTGAACTCGCGGCGTTCGTCGATTGTGCCCGCACCGGGACACGACCGATCGTCAGCGGAACCGAAGCGACGAAGGCCCTCGCGATTGCCGACCGAGTTTTGCAGGAAGTCGCCGCCCATCAGTGGGACGGCCGCGCCAACGGAGCCGTCGGCCCCCTCGCTTGGTTCAACGCCCCGGCAACACCCGTCCGCAAAGCGGCGTAG
- a CDS encoding HU family DNA-binding protein, translating into MAKKTVAKKPMSKTEIYTTLAERTGFSKKDIGTVFDELTQLIEENLSKKGPRVFNMPGMMKIYVHHKKATKARMGRNPQTGEEVKISAKPATDVIKVRPLKGLKEML; encoded by the coding sequence ATGGCCAAGAAGACCGTCGCCAAAAAGCCGATGTCAAAGACGGAGATTTACACCACGCTTGCCGAGCGCACCGGATTCTCGAAAAAGGATATCGGCACGGTCTTCGACGAGTTGACACAACTCATTGAGGAAAACCTGAGCAAAAAAGGCCCCCGCGTGTTCAACATGCCGGGGATGATGAAAATCTACGTCCATCACAAAAAGGCCACCAAGGCCCGCATGGGACGAAACCCGCAGACCGGCGAGGAAGTCAAGATTTCCGCCAAGCCTGCGACCGACGTCATCAAAGTGCGACCCCTCAAGGGTCTCAAAGAGATGCTCTAA
- a CDS encoding UbiA family prenyltransferase, with the protein MKLLPWLRLMRLPAVFSAMSNIAAGYALAGGDLSTSTKLLWLGCAVLASVGLYLSGMIWNDVFDRAADEFERPERPIPSGAISPKAAGRLASALMLAGILFAAALGMGGVIIALLIAGAVFAYDGLLKETFVGPGAMGLCRLLNVLLGAAAVGMGTTGDVLPMHLMPAIIYAAVMGVYIGGVTWFARTESQQSGRIELIGAAIIINGAILLFAAALGGAFSAEWFPDVGPVRALICYAALAFSLNMRIGRAVKEPTPRHVQTAVRVLLLTVIVLDAAAVYAASGNVVAAGITAALIVPTVALARRMAVT; encoded by the coding sequence TTGAAATTGCTCCCCTGGCTTCGCTTGATGCGGCTCCCGGCCGTCTTTTCGGCGATGTCGAATATCGCCGCGGGCTACGCGTTGGCCGGCGGAGACCTCTCGACATCGACGAAGCTTTTATGGCTCGGCTGCGCCGTGCTGGCCTCGGTCGGGCTCTATTTGTCGGGCATGATTTGGAACGACGTGTTCGATCGGGCCGCCGACGAATTCGAACGTCCCGAGCGCCCGATTCCCTCCGGGGCGATTTCGCCCAAGGCCGCGGGGCGGTTGGCGAGTGCGTTGATGCTCGCCGGAATTCTATTTGCCGCAGCGCTCGGGATGGGCGGGGTGATCATCGCGCTGCTGATCGCCGGGGCCGTGTTCGCTTATGACGGGCTGCTCAAGGAAACTTTTGTGGGACCGGGGGCGATGGGCCTGTGCCGGCTGTTGAACGTTCTACTTGGGGCCGCCGCCGTCGGGATGGGAACAACGGGCGACGTCTTGCCGATGCATCTGATGCCGGCAATCATTTATGCGGCCGTTATGGGGGTCTACATTGGCGGCGTCACATGGTTTGCCCGGACTGAATCGCAACAGAGTGGACGGATCGAATTGATCGGGGCGGCGATCATCATTAACGGGGCGATCCTGCTATTCGCCGCGGCACTCGGCGGAGCGTTCTCAGCCGAGTGGTTTCCCGACGTCGGTCCGGTTCGGGCCCTGATCTGCTACGCCGCACTGGCGTTTTCGCTGAATATGCGGATCGGTCGCGCGGTGAAGGAACCGACCCCGCGCCATGTTCAGACGGCCGTACGCGTATTGCTGCTCACGGTGATCGTACTCGATGCCGCAGCCGTCTACGCCGCTTCTGGGAATGTCGTCGCTGCCGGGATCACCGCGGCGCTGATCGTTCCGACCGTTGCCCTGGCCCGCCGAATGGCCGTCACGTAA
- the lpxA gene encoding acyl-ACP--UDP-N-acetylglucosamine O-acyltransferase has translation MPSDIHPLSAIDPNATIADDVRIGPFCVVGPQVTLGPGCVLDSHVAMTGRVTVGSNNRFWPNVVVGGEPQDKGWTDADTSVEIGTDNQFREGVTVHRGAEKEDGVTRIGNRNLLMSNAHVAHNCHVFDDTILVNGVLLGGHVHVHDGAIISGNSVVHHFSTIGTLAFVSGGCRVPHDIPPYLLAAGSDNPEIKTLNIVGMRRRGISEPTIRLVKKAFKLLYREHKKIDVVRQTLQDELDGVMPIELMTMLDFVERQREGKMGRGREAVRSAKPAAESSSRQAA, from the coding sequence GTGCCAAGCGACATACATCCGCTTTCCGCTATCGATCCGAACGCGACGATCGCGGACGACGTCCGGATCGGTCCGTTTTGCGTCGTCGGTCCCCAGGTCACGCTCGGTCCCGGCTGCGTGCTCGACAGCCATGTCGCCATGACCGGTCGGGTAACGGTCGGCTCGAACAATCGCTTCTGGCCGAACGTCGTCGTTGGCGGAGAACCCCAGGATAAAGGTTGGACCGATGCCGACACCTCGGTCGAGATCGGTACCGATAATCAATTCCGCGAAGGCGTCACCGTCCATCGCGGAGCCGAAAAAGAAGACGGCGTGACCCGCATCGGCAACCGAAATCTGCTGATGTCGAACGCCCATGTCGCGCACAACTGCCATGTGTTCGACGACACGATCCTCGTCAACGGCGTGCTGCTCGGCGGCCACGTTCACGTCCACGACGGCGCGATCATCTCCGGCAACTCGGTCGTCCATCACTTTTCGACGATCGGGACGCTCGCCTTCGTTAGCGGCGGCTGCCGGGTTCCGCACGACATCCCGCCCTACCTGCTCGCCGCGGGAAGCGACAATCCGGAGATCAAAACGCTCAACATCGTCGGGATGCGACGGCGCGGCATCTCCGAACCGACGATCCGGCTCGTCAAGAAAGCATTCAAACTGCTGTACCGCGAGCACAAGAAGATCGACGTCGTGCGGCAGACGCTGCAGGACGAACTCGACGGTGTGATGCCGATCGAATTAATGACGATGCTCGACTTCGTCGAACGTCAACGAGAAGGCAAAATGGGCCGGGGTCGCGAAGCCGTACGCAGTGCGAAACCGGCTGCGGAATCATCAAGTCGCCAGGCTGCCTGA
- a CDS encoding UDP-3-O-acyl-N-acetylglucosamine deacetylase codes for MTGSVADRPPLPVFFLPATEFEARSASHFCMRRTAVKRSIHSSDRVLHPIEIEVALNIPFPRSQRTIGRPVTVNGFGFFTNAAVTLTLNPAPENYGRKFVRVDLDGAPEIRAEIDFAVERHRRTVLKRGEAEVELTEHVLAALAGMAIDNCRIELDACEAPGCDGSARPFVDAILSAEIVEQAAPVRIVRPMRSTGAFYSDGSRLTIDRAEPHEFTIRYELDYGAASTVPTQTSEYEITPDVFAEQIAPARTFIDAAEIEGLKKLGYGQHVTAEDLLVLGENGPIDNELRFPDECARHKILDCVGDFALIGCDISGRVTAQRSGHALNRQLVRQLRTCAASGELIDQSRAA; via the coding sequence ATGACCGGCAGCGTGGCGGACCGTCCGCCCCTGCCGGTCTTTTTTCTGCCCGCTACTGAGTTTGAAGCTCGCTCGGCATCGCACTTCTGCATGAGGCGAACGGCAGTCAAAAGGTCGATTCACTCATCCGATCGTGTCCTGCATCCCATCGAAATTGAGGTCGCCTTGAATATCCCGTTCCCGCGTTCGCAGCGGACGATCGGCCGACCCGTTACGGTTAACGGTTTCGGCTTCTTCACCAACGCCGCCGTGACATTGACGCTGAACCCGGCCCCCGAAAACTACGGGCGGAAGTTCGTCCGGGTCGATTTGGACGGTGCTCCCGAGATTCGGGCCGAGATCGATTTCGCCGTCGAACGGCATCGGCGGACCGTCTTGAAACGGGGGGAAGCCGAAGTCGAACTGACCGAACATGTGCTCGCCGCGCTCGCCGGGATGGCGATCGACAACTGTCGGATCGAACTCGACGCGTGCGAAGCCCCGGGCTGCGATGGCTCCGCCCGACCGTTTGTGGACGCCATTCTTTCGGCGGAAATCGTCGAACAGGCGGCGCCGGTTCGCATCGTCCGACCGATGCGGAGTACCGGTGCGTTCTATTCGGACGGGTCGCGACTGACGATCGATCGCGCCGAACCTCATGAGTTCACGATTCGATACGAACTCGACTACGGAGCGGCGTCGACCGTGCCAACTCAGACGTCGGAATACGAAATTACGCCCGACGTCTTCGCCGAGCAGATCGCGCCCGCCCGCACGTTCATCGACGCGGCGGAAATCGAAGGTCTCAAGAAACTAGGCTACGGTCAGCACGTGACCGCCGAAGACTTACTTGTTCTCGGCGAGAACGGCCCGATCGACAACGAATTACGATTTCCCGACGAATGCGCGCGTCACAAAATTCTCGACTGCGTCGGCGACTTCGCCCTCATCGGTTGCGACATCTCCGGTCGTGTCACCGCGCAGCGCAGCGGACATGCGTTGAATCGGCAACTGGTCCGGCAACTCAGAACGTGTGCAGCGTCGGGCGAACTGATTGACCAGTCACGCGCCGCGTAG
- the csrA gene encoding carbon storage regulator CsrA, which yields MLVLSRKKNESVVVDDRIVITIVEIRGDKVRLGIEAPREVPVHRKEIFDAIQAERNAEERSAS from the coding sequence ATGTTGGTGCTGTCTCGAAAAAAAAATGAGTCTGTCGTCGTCGACGACCGGATCGTGATTACGATCGTGGAAATCCGCGGCGATAAGGTGCGACTCGGAATCGAGGCGCCGCGCGAGGTCCCCGTCCATCGAAAAGAGATTTTCGATGCGATCCAGGCCGAACGAAATGCCGAAGAACGTTCCGCCTCGTGA